In one window of Macadamia integrifolia cultivar HAES 741 chromosome 2, SCU_Mint_v3, whole genome shotgun sequence DNA:
- the LOC122088581 gene encoding zinc finger CCCH domain-containing protein 20 codes for MMMIGEGNHGHVPPWTLFEDNSTGMNFSLPVSGVSGNSSGGAVASDGDYSSFPLGEALAALQRYLPSNDIDADTDFPGREADMPVGPFSTDEFRIYEFKVRRCARGRSHDWTECPYAHPGEKARRRDPCKFHYSGTACPDFRKGNCKRGDSCEFAHGVFECWLHPARYRTQPCKDGTNCRRRVCFFAHTPEQLRVLPQQSPRSPVSSDSFDVSPLRHSFDSYLAKNALLSSPTSTLISPPLSPPSESPPLSPSCPLSRSFGSNSINEVVASLRHLQLSKVKSPPSSWGVQMGCGFGSPRGSTLRPGFYSLPTTPTQAPTRSGTSYLDIWDRGCTVEEEPPMERVESGRDLRAKLFEKLSKENSLERQVSSSLAPAPDVGWVSELLK; via the coding sequence ATGATGATGATCGGAGAAGGTAACCATGGTCATGTACCACCATGGACTCTATTCGAAGATAACTCCACCGGTATGAACTTCTCACTCCCCGTAAGTGGCGTCTCCGGTAACTCTAGTGGCGGCGCCGTTGCCTCAGATGGGGActactcttcttttcctttgggTGAGGCTTTAGCGGCACTGCAACGCTACTTACCGTCAAACGATATTGATGCCGATACCGATTTTCCGGGCCGTGAGGCCGATATGCCAGTGGGTCCGTTCTCGACGGATGAGTTCCGTATCTATGAGTTTAAGGTGAGGCGGTGCGCAAGGGGCCGTTCTCATGACTGGACGGAGTGTCCGTACGCTCATCCCGGTGAGAAAGCTCGCCGGAGAGATCCATGTAAGTTCCATTACTCTGGTACTGCTTGTCCTGATTTCCGTAAAGGTAACTGTAAGAGGGGAGATTCCTGTGAGTTTGCTCATGGCGTGTTTGAGTGTTGGCTTCATCCGGCGCGTTATCGGACGCAGCCTTGTAAGGATGGTACTAATTGTCGTCGTCGTGTTTGCTTCTTCGCCCATACTCCTGAACAGCTTCGAGTGTTGCCACAGCAGAGCCCCAGGTCTCCTGTTTCGTCTGATTCGTTTGATGTTTCCCCTCTTCGTCATTCTTTTGATTCCTATTTGGCTAAGAATGCTCTGTTATCATCACCAACTTCGACCCTGATATCGCCTCCCCTGTCACCTCCGTCTGAATCCCCACCCTTGTCGCCTAGTTGTCCTCTGAGTCGATCGTTCGGGTCCAACTCCATTAACGAGGTGGTTGCGTCTCTGCGTCATCTGCAACTTAGTAAGGTGAAGTCGCCTCCTTCCTCTTGGGGTGTGCAGATGGGTTGTGGGTTTGGTTCGCCGAGGGGTTCGACACTTCGTCCTGGGTTCTATAGTTTGCCTACGACCCCGACTCAAGCACCGACTCGTAGTGGGACGAGTTATCTGGATATATGGGATAGGGGTTGTACTGTGGAGGAAGAGCCCCCAATGGAGAGGGTCGAGTCTGGGAGGGATTTACGAGCCAAGCTCTTTGAGAAGCTGAGCAAGGAAAACTCGCTGGAGCGGCAGGTTTCGTCTTCTCTGGCTCCGGCGCCCGATGTTGGCTGGGTGTCGGAACTTCtgaagtga